The genome window CGCCGACAAGCAGCATCAGGATATAAACGGCGATACAGGCAATGGCCAGCAGGATAGTGAGTGGCCCGGCACGCTGACGCAGATTAGTCAGCAGGCTGTCACGCTGATAGTGTAATTTGCTATCCGTGGTGCCGCTCTGCCAGCTGGCTGCCTGATAGCGCGGATGAAAAGGATCGCGAACAAACTGTTCAAGTTCGTTTTCGACCATTTGCTGTTTCGTCTCATCCTCCAGCAGCAGGATAAGCTGATCTTCCTTTTTGATATGCAGCGTAACGCCGCGCGTGGCCATATAGTCAACAAACGCCTGCGCCATACGCGGATTATTGAACTGAGTCAGTTGTATCATTGCCCATTTCCTGAGGTGTGATCGTAAGGCGACGCTTATTCCGTTTGCGTCTCAACCAGCTGCGGGAAGGCCGCACGCCAGGCGTCAAAGCCGCCGTCAATGCTGTAAACCTGCTCAAAACCCTGCTGGATTAAATATTGCGCCGCGCCCTTGCTGCTGTTGCCGTGATAGCACATGACCAGCACCGGCTTATCAAAATCGGCCTGCTGCATAAAGGTATTTAACGTGCCGTTTGTCAGGTGGAAAGCCCCTCTGGCATGACCTGCCGCAAAACTTTGCGGATCGCGAATATCGACCAGCAGCGCTTCGTCTTCAGCCAGACGTTGTTGCGCCGTATCGACGCTGATGCATTCAAATTGTTCCATACCGGGTTCCAAATCAACAAAGTGCGGTAAGCCGATTGCGGGGCCGCATGTGATACCTGTGCCGCCTTTCAGCCATGAAGATCTCTATTGTAACGCGAAGCGGATTAACTATAACCCAACTAACAGAAAGGTTAACGCCGCCTGGCGCGGTAAATTATGTTAACTGAATCACGCTAAGATGTTTTTATTGGGTTAAAGCTGGCATCAATGTTGGTTTACGATTATTATTATGCTCGAAAACGAACATAGACGAACTATTCCGAACATCGGGGGAGATGACGTGGAAACCAAAGATCTGATCGTTATCGGCGGCGGCATCAACGGTGCCGGTATTGCGGCCGACGCCGCAGGACGCGGACTGTCAGTGCTGATGCTGGAGGCGCAAGATCTGGCATGCGCGACCTCCTCCGCCAGCTCGAAACTGATTCATGGCGGCCTGCGCTACCTGGAACATTATGAATTCCGTCTGGTCAGCGAAGCGCTGGCCGAGCGTGAAGTGTTGCTAAAGATGGCTCCGCACATTGCCTTTCCCATGCGTTTCCGCCTGCCGCACCGCCCGCATTTACGTCCGGCATGGATGATCCGCACCGGCCTGTTTATGTATGACCACTTAGGCAAACGCACCAGTCTTCCGGGCAGTAAAGGGCTGCGTTTCGGCGCAGATTCCGTAATGAAGCCGGAAATCACGCGCGGTTTCGAATATTCTGACTGCTGGGTCGACGATGCGCGTCTGGTGGTGCTGAACGCTCAGGAGGTGGTAAAACGCGGCGGCGAAGTTCGTACCCGCACACGGGTGACTCGTGCATGGCGTGAAAACGGCCTGTGGATGGTGGAAGCGGAAGATGTCGATAGCGGTAAAACCTTTACCTGGCGCGCCAAAGGCCTGGTCAATGCCGCTGGCCCGTGGGTTAAACAGCTGTTTGACGACGGCCTGAAGCTGAAATCTCCTTACGGCATTCGCCTGATTAAAGGCAGCCATATTGTAGTGCCGCGCGTTCACACGGAAAAACAGGCTTATATTCTGCAGAACGAAGACCATCGTATCGTTTTCGTGATCCCGTGGATGGATGAGTTTTCCATCATTGGCACCACCGATGTGGAATACAAAGGCGATCCGAAACAGGTAAAAATTGACGATAATGAAATCGCCTATCTGCTGAAAGTGTATAACGCACACTTTAAAAAGCAGCTGGATCGTAGCGATATTGTCTGGACCTATTCCGGCGTGCGTCCGCTGTGTGATGACGAATCTGACTCACCGCAGGCGATTACCCGTGATTACACGCTGGATGTCCGTGACGATGCGGGTAAAGCGCCGCTGCTGTCGGTGTTCGGCGGCAAGCTGACCACCTACCGTAAGCTGGCTGAACATGCAATGGAGAAACTGGCGAAGTACTACTCCAATATTGGCCCGGCCTGGACCAAAACAGCAGTGTTGCCGGGCGGTGATATTGCCGGTACGCGTGAGGATTACGCCGCCAGCCTGCGTCGTCGTTATTC of Pantoea alhagi contains these proteins:
- the glpE gene encoding thiosulfate sulfurtransferase GlpE, encoding MEQFECISVDTAQQRLAEDEALLVDIRDPQSFAAGHARGAFHLTNGTLNTFMQQADFDKPVLVMCYHGNSSKGAAQYLIQQGFEQVYSIDGGFDAWRAAFPQLVETQTE
- the glpD gene encoding glycerol-3-phosphate dehydrogenase; protein product: METKDLIVIGGGINGAGIAADAAGRGLSVLMLEAQDLACATSSASSKLIHGGLRYLEHYEFRLVSEALAEREVLLKMAPHIAFPMRFRLPHRPHLRPAWMIRTGLFMYDHLGKRTSLPGSKGLRFGADSVMKPEITRGFEYSDCWVDDARLVVLNAQEVVKRGGEVRTRTRVTRAWRENGLWMVEAEDVDSGKTFTWRAKGLVNAAGPWVKQLFDDGLKLKSPYGIRLIKGSHIVVPRVHTEKQAYILQNEDHRIVFVIPWMDEFSIIGTTDVEYKGDPKQVKIDDNEIAYLLKVYNAHFKKQLDRSDIVWTYSGVRPLCDDESDSPQAITRDYTLDVRDDAGKAPLLSVFGGKLTTYRKLAEHAMEKLAKYYSNIGPAWTKTAVLPGGDIAGTREDYAASLRRRYSFISEGMARHYARTYGSNSERILQNATSLSDLGEDFGHGFYEAELRYLMENEWVRELDDAIWRRTKLGMWLDEAQQARVAQWLDAHGKKPTLSLAS